GATGCTGCTGCGCTCTGATCTGGCAAATAAATCCGGCAATTGTTCATGAAGGAACACAGGGTCTTGTTCCCTAAACGGCGACTTAAAGCTGCGATAGACCGGTTTTTGACCGATTTGAACGGCCGTCAGCATATGCCCGTGCACACTTCCCGTATCGATGTGAATTTTGTTCTTGATCCGAAACGGTCTCACCGCGGCGACATGACCGAACACATGGTAAGGATGATTGCTGACCGCTTCTTCGCTTAAAAATAGAAGCTGCTGCTCAGTCGTGACTTCCGGGTTGCTCCGTTCCAGACGGAAGGAACGCTGATGGCGCAGGGAATTCGAGTCGAGTTTACCGACATATTTATTCCGGCAAGGAGCATGGGTTACGTAATAGGAAGGTCCCTGCTGTCCCACATATCGATAAAATGGCTTAGCCCGGCCTACAAGTTCATCGAAGCGCTCCCGCAGCGCTTCATCTTGGCCTAACGTTTCCGTAGAATCAAAGTAGGAACGCAGCAGCTCCGGCTCGGCCCCCTTGATCTCTCCCTTCAGGTACTTATAAACGAAGTTCTCATGATTCCCCATAACGAAAAGGAAATGCTCCATATTGTCGTAGAGGAAATCGATCATGGCCCGGGTTTGCTTCCCTTTGTCGATCCAATCCCCGGCCAGAATGATCCGGGTGTTTCGCAGTTTCTCCGGAACGGATAACTTTCCGTCCGTCATCCCGTAACCATAACTCCTCAAAAGCCCCTGAAGCGCGTCCACACGCTCGTGCACGTCTCCGATCACAATGTATTCCATATCCTGACTCAGAATCGAGGACAGATACTCCTCTTTATTGTCCACAATCACTTCGTAAGCAGGTTTCGCCAACTCCTTCTCCTTGTTAAGAAAATCCTTCGCACGCACTTTATGAATGGCATCGTATCCTTCCCGTGCGAGGACGGGGAGCACCTCCTTTTTCAAGCGGCTAATATGCGTGGATATCAGCTTCTTGGAGCGATCGGAGGCGTAGTAATCCTCCCGTTTCCGGTAATCAAACAGAATGACTTCCACACGGTAGTTGTTCTCATGCGCGATTTCAAGGACCTTGCCCCGGAAATCATCGGCCAATGCCGTTGTATCCACTACAACAAAGTCAGCCTGAATCGGAAAAGAAGTCGTCAATCTAAGCCGCTCAAATAATAACTGAAACGCATGCGAGCTCGCCTCCAGCATCACCTGATCGTATTTATCATAATCATAACCGAGCAGCTCCTGACGAATGGCGTCCGATGATAGGTACTGGACATTGCTCCTGTAGTTGCGCTCAGGGTATTCCCACTGCAAGGATGGAATCAGGATTTCCTTCGCAAACGTCGTTTTTCCGCACTCTGTCGGACCGACCAGCATAAAAATCGTATGCATTTTGGTATGCAATTCCATGGCCTTACTCCCCCTTCCTCGTAACAATCATTCCCTGCGTTGTATGCATGCCGTCCACACTGTCACCGATCATCACATACTCATATTGAACGCCCAGATTCTGCAGGATTTCGTCACACCACGATCTAAACTTCTCCTGCCCCATTTCCCACTTATGATCATCATGCCTGAAACCATCGAGCTCATAATACGGGTTGAAATCGGCATTGGGCGTCGTAATGATCAGCTTCTCGAACCGGATCTCCTGCACGACTTGGCGGATGAGGTCCGCCGCTTCCGCTTCCGGCATATGCTCGATCACTTCGGTCAAAATAACGTCTACGGACTCATCGTCATACCCCTCAAGAAAGTGAGCGATCGACGGAAAGGTCACCAGATTGTCCAGCCCCTTCGCTTCCGCTTTACGCTCTACCACTTCCAGCAAAGCTTCATTAATATCTACCGCATAATAGGTTTCCTCTATTTTTCCGGCAAAAGAAAGGGCGTAAAAGCCTTCACCGCAGCCGATATCCAATATCGGCTTGTTGAATGGCAGCACTTGAGCGATGTAACTTCTGCGCTGCATAGCCGTGTTTCCATATGCAAAATTGATGCTGTATCTAGGCGTAAACTCAAGCTCCTGCTTGAACTGCTTGAATCGATCCCGATGATTCAGAAAATTGCGCACGAACAGACTTCGTATGTAGTAGGGGGCATCGATGACATTCAGACTGCGAATGTGCTTTTCAAGCACTTTATCCGAGGTATCGAGATATTCGCTCCCGAACATTGCCAGGAACAGGCACAACACATTGACCGTATGCAGCAGATGGTACAGGCTCTTCCCGGTGGTTATGGTGAGGGCATAGCTTTTATGGGCTTCGTGCCGAAGCAAGAACGAGTATTCCTCGAGATGCTTTTGAAAAAATTCAATATAACGCGTCTTCTCAATATGAATGAGATTGATGTAAAAAACATGCTCGTGTCCCTCCGTGTCCCGTTCATCGTGCTTTTTGAAGGGAGCTGCAAAAAACTCGTTAATGGCAGCCAGCGGAAACAAAGGTGTATTATAACGGGACACGTTCAAATACTCGAAGCTCTCCCCTTGGTGCTGTTTGAAGGATATCTCGTTATCCGCATCCTTGAAATACACGTTAAACGCAGCTGACTCGGAATACCATCCGTATGCCGTTCCTTGCCTCACGCTCCGAAGCTGCATGCCGGAGTTCGGGTTCTTCTTCATGAGAAACGAAAACTGCGGATTCGTTGATGTGAGCTGTATAATTGCCAAAATGACTCTCTCCTTTCGTCAAACCGTGAATGACTGCGGTCCACCGGTTCCCCATGCTTCAACCAGCGCGTCCCGAAACAAAGCATCCAGCCTTTGATCCAGATCCGTATCTTGATGCTTCTTATCCTTGGCTAGCAGCTCATATTCGTTCAATTTCTCTTCAATGAATGCATTAATGTTAGGAAGCCTCGGTTCAACATTCATCTCTTCACCTGAACGTTTGCGGAGAAGCAATTGATCAATCTCCTGTTTCAGCGCACTTCCCTGATTTAATAGGCGATTCGTAAGCAGCTCGAATTCCATGGGAGGCATCTCGTTGTAGGTTTGAATCCAGTCGCATGCCAGGATCGGACGCAGGACATAGAAATATTTTTTGATCTTAACGTCTCCCCCTTGCAAATACATCCGGTAATTGCCTTTAGCCATGTTCAGGTAGTGGTGCATGCAAGATTTTGGCGAGAACGCAAGCGGAGATATGCTGCGGATTTGCTGGGCGATGCCAAGCGTCTCCTTATACTTGATGGGGGACTCCAGCCATTCGAGCAGGGGCGGATTCGACTTGCGAAAAAGCCCCAGCGCTTTTTTCAAATCCCAACCGCTCATATCCAGCCTGTCACTGATCGGCCGCTCAATCACATCTCGCTTGTCGAAGATCGATAAATACCACTCCACGGGTCTGATATAGATAAACCTTACGTCATAATCGCTGTCTGTCGACGGAAAGCCCCAGGCCCTGCTGCCTGATTCGCAGGCATACAGGATAAGGACGCCTTCCTCCCGCTCAATTCGCTCAAGTTCTTGCTGAATCGTCGAATTCATTTCCTGCGATATATTCATATCTGGTATCTCTCCTTCTGTAGCTGCCGTCTGATGTCCGATAACCTTATTGTCCTCCACACGTTCCAATTTCAACAGGGCGAAAGTATGGCGATAACAAAAAGATGTTATAATTTCCATCCTTTATGCAGTTCCCTATCCTTGCTACAATAGTTACAGACAGCATCACGTACGATCTAATATATGACTTGAAGGAGGGCGCCATGGCTCGGGAAAGCTTCGATAAAGAAATCCAGTTCCTTCGCATTCTGGCGCTGGCCGGAGGAGCATACAACCGGCAACAACTGGCCGATCGACTCGGTATTTCGGTACATACCTATGACAAAACGCTTCGAAATTTAAAAAATAGGATTGAATCGCTTCAGCCGCAGCTCTCGGAAGAACAAAGTCTCACCCTATCCGAAGGCCTGCGCTATTCATACTATGAAACCGCAGATCCGCTCCTGCTGCTGTTGTTCCGCGGCAAATCGCTTAAGGCATCGGAAAGCTTGAGGCTGTCCACGATCCTCACCCAGCTGCAGCATCAGCAGTTAACCGCCAAAGAACTAATCGACCTATGCGGCGATCACTTGCCTGACGGGGAGTCTCTGCCGGATGAGAAGACGATACGCAGAGATCTCAAATACCTGGAGGAAGTCGGAGTCATCGTGAAGACAGGCACAGACCGGCCTTACCGATACAGGGGCGCCCGTGATCTGATCGATTCGTTGTCGGATGACGAGCTGCTTGATCTCTACGACTATGTGGACGTCATGTCGAATACGCAGATCCCGTCCGTGCAGGGTTATATGCTCAGGGATAACTTAAAGCGGGTTTTGCGGAAGCGTGACATCGCTGCGCACTCAACCGCTGCTTATATTTATAAATATCATTATCCTTCACGCATATTGGACGAAGCGCATCTGCATACCATTTTTCAGGCCATTACCAAAAGAGCTAGAATCCGATTCCTGTACTTATCACCCAAAAGCACTTCACGCTATGCTTCCCAAAATACGAATCCGCTGTTCCACAGGGAGTCCAAAGGGCTTCGGGAAACGGTGCTGCCGCTGCGCGTGATATATGACCATCAATACGGCCGTTGGTATCTGATCGGTTATAACGGCAGACAAGGTCTCATGAAGTTTCGTATGGAGGGATTGACTCAGATCGAAGAAGGCGATGTGGTTAAGGAAGAGGTCTTCCAGCAGCGCCTGGAGGAGGTGCTGGCCGAATTCGAGAATAGTTGGGTTACCGATACCCGTAATCCCACCAAGGTCGTGGCCAGATTTTTTAACCCGGAGGACAGCAAAGTGAATTTCGTGCTGAACCGGGTTAAGGCGCAAGGGCAATGGGGGACCGTTACGATAGAATCCGACGATTCATTTCTATATGAAATCGAAGTGAACGGCACCAGCGAAATCAAGCCCTGGCTCCGGAGCTTCGGCTCCAGCTGCGAGGTGCTCAAGCCCCGCTCCCTTCGCCTGGAGTTCATCAAGGAATGGAAGGAGATTGCCGCTTATTATGAGCCAGAATCCATTCGAGAAAATTTTTAATTATCAGATTATGACGCGGCTTGAGGAAACTGACTCGATTGCCATAACCGCTCAAGAACGGGGATGGCTCAAAATGATGCTGGTGCACCCTGAGGCAGCTAACGCCTTTACGCCTGAAACCTTAATGCGTCTCGAACAAATCCTTCACATGGAGCATAGCGGTGCCGAGATGAAGGAGATTATCCTGGAGAAGGCCAAGGGACAGGAACGAAGCGTATATCACCCGCATCTTCGCACCTTGCGAAGAATGATCATGCAGGATCAGGGCTTTCGCTTAAGCTATCGAACGAAGCTCGGAGAAACGCGCAGCAATCAGTCCGGTTTCCCGTTCAAATTGGAGTATTCCATGATCAAACGGGAATGGATGCTGATCTGGTACAGCAAAAGCCGAAGAGGACTCATGTACACGAAGCTGGATCATATTCTATATATCCAAGGGACCTCACTTCCGTCTTTTCGAATCGATCGCATCAAGGAACGGCTGCAGAATCTGATGGAAAATCGCGAGAAGCAAGCCCTCATTGAAATCCATCGCCGATACAACGGGGAATTGTCACGGATTCTGTACGCTTTCTCCTGTTTTGACAAGACCGTCCATTATGATGAAGATTCCAATACCTACCGCATTAAAGTCTCCTATTTGAAGGATGAGTGCGACTTTCTGCTCTCCCGTATTCGCTTTCTCGGACTGCGGGTAAAAGTCGTGGAAGGAAACACGCTGCAGGCCCGAATGCAGGAAACCGCAGCGATGGCGCTGGCTAGATATGCGCAAGATGAACGTCAGGACGATATGAATAGATCCCTATGAGACCTGGAGCGAATGCACTTATGAAATTTGATTTCTAACCATTCGATCCTCCAACAAAAAACAACCCGCAAACCATACTCCCGTGGGGATTGGTTAAGCGGGTTGTTCTTATTCTAAGTAATCCTATTTTTCCAAAAAACGTCACATTCCATCCTCTTCGTCTACCCGTATGTACCGGCTGTCCCGTTCCATGTCCGCCTCTAGCTGCTTGCGGTAGATCACGGAAGACAGAAACACGCTGAATTCGTACAGCAGCAGCAGCGGAATCGTGACCAGGAAATCCGATATGAAG
This Paenibacillus sp. JZ16 DNA region includes the following protein-coding sequences:
- a CDS encoding metallophosphoesterase; the protein is MELHTKMHTIFMLVGPTECGKTTFAKEILIPSLQWEYPERNYRSNVQYLSSDAIRQELLGYDYDKYDQVMLEASSHAFQLLFERLRLTTSFPIQADFVVVDTTALADDFRGKVLEIAHENNYRVEVILFDYRKREDYYASDRSKKLISTHISRLKKEVLPVLAREGYDAIHKVRAKDFLNKEKELAKPAYEVIVDNKEEYLSSILSQDMEYIVIGDVHERVDALQGLLRSYGYGMTDGKLSVPEKLRNTRIILAGDWIDKGKQTRAMIDFLYDNMEHFLFVMGNHENFVYKYLKGEIKGAEPELLRSYFDSTETLGQDEALRERFDELVGRAKPFYRYVGQQGPSYYVTHAPCRNKYVGKLDSNSLRHQRSFRLERSNPEVTTEQQLLFLSEEAVSNHPYHVFGHVAAVRPFRIKNKIHIDTGSVHGHMLTAVQIGQKPVYRSFKSPFREQDPVFLHEQLPDLFARSERSSIDLRDLDREAQRRLLYCAEHKINFISGTMSPADKDLAKGELESLAKGLDYYKDQGIEHVVLQPKYMGSRCSIYLFRDLKRCYAVSRNGYRISGIDLSVVYERLLERFSPHMQAQGIEMMLLDGELLPWRALGKGLIDRQFQPIAAALESETRFLKETGFEEAYAQLLTAYDASGFENEQFRLSKSALIEKHGSSSYQSYKYIREVRKAYVPLEKHEEAYRMYKKQLELYAGDAELDYKPFAILKEIRDTGEEVMPDMNTSAMFRFLNDDKILVLDLRERESYEQAEAFFSTLTTRNRMEGVVIKPEKERENAAPYLKVRNPEYLSIIYGYDYRFPHKYAKLLKQKNTHKKLRTSIAEHQLGKRMLGVKYDEISPSHGDYQAIAMQLLFEMEKEKEIDPRL
- a CDS encoding methyltransferase domain-containing protein, with the protein product MAIIQLTSTNPQFSFLMKKNPNSGMQLRSVRQGTAYGWYSESAAFNVYFKDADNEISFKQHQGESFEYLNVSRYNTPLFPLAAINEFFAAPFKKHDERDTEGHEHVFYINLIHIEKTRYIEFFQKHLEEYSFLLRHEAHKSYALTITTGKSLYHLLHTVNVLCLFLAMFGSEYLDTSDKVLEKHIRSLNVIDAPYYIRSLFVRNFLNHRDRFKQFKQELEFTPRYSINFAYGNTAMQRRSYIAQVLPFNKPILDIGCGEGFYALSFAGKIEETYYAVDINEALLEVVERKAEAKGLDNLVTFPSIAHFLEGYDDESVDVILTEVIEHMPEAEAADLIRQVVQEIRFEKLIITTPNADFNPYYELDGFRHDDHKWEMGQEKFRSWCDEILQNLGVQYEYVMIGDSVDGMHTTQGMIVTRKGE
- a CDS encoding nucleotidyltransferase domain-containing protein produces the protein MNISQEMNSTIQQELERIEREEGVLILYACESGSRAWGFPSTDSDYDVRFIYIRPVEWYLSIFDKRDVIERPISDRLDMSGWDLKKALGLFRKSNPPLLEWLESPIKYKETLGIAQQIRSISPLAFSPKSCMHHYLNMAKGNYRMYLQGGDVKIKKYFYVLRPILACDWIQTYNEMPPMEFELLTNRLLNQGSALKQEIDQLLLRKRSGEEMNVEPRLPNINAFIEEKLNEYELLAKDKKHQDTDLDQRLDALFRDALVEAWGTGGPQSFTV
- a CDS encoding helix-turn-helix transcriptional regulator; this translates as MARESFDKEIQFLRILALAGGAYNRQQLADRLGISVHTYDKTLRNLKNRIESLQPQLSEEQSLTLSEGLRYSYYETADPLLLLLFRGKSLKASESLRLSTILTQLQHQQLTAKELIDLCGDHLPDGESLPDEKTIRRDLKYLEEVGVIVKTGTDRPYRYRGARDLIDSLSDDELLDLYDYVDVMSNTQIPSVQGYMLRDNLKRVLRKRDIAAHSTAAYIYKYHYPSRILDEAHLHTIFQAITKRARIRFLYLSPKSTSRYASQNTNPLFHRESKGLRETVLPLRVIYDHQYGRWYLIGYNGRQGLMKFRMEGLTQIEEGDVVKEEVFQQRLEEVLAEFENSWVTDTRNPTKVVARFFNPEDSKVNFVLNRVKAQGQWGTVTIESDDSFLYEIEVNGTSEIKPWLRSFGSSCEVLKPRSLRLEFIKEWKEIAAYYEPESIRENF
- a CDS encoding WYL domain-containing protein, which produces MSQNPFEKIFNYQIMTRLEETDSIAITAQERGWLKMMLVHPEAANAFTPETLMRLEQILHMEHSGAEMKEIILEKAKGQERSVYHPHLRTLRRMIMQDQGFRLSYRTKLGETRSNQSGFPFKLEYSMIKREWMLIWYSKSRRGLMYTKLDHILYIQGTSLPSFRIDRIKERLQNLMENREKQALIEIHRRYNGELSRILYAFSCFDKTVHYDEDSNTYRIKVSYLKDECDFLLSRIRFLGLRVKVVEGNTLQARMQETAAMALARYAQDERQDDMNRSL